The following proteins come from a genomic window of Gordonia westfalica:
- a CDS encoding VOC family protein — MTAFPSVSLSFVSVICNDIVAQSAFYAGVFALPTATELSSDHFRALRLGDTILGFHTTAAISLLDLPQDTPIGDAAAAFWTFEVHGKQDVDTLTDSAVAAGGRLVKAPYTTYYGAYQSVLRDPEGNVFRINKSGVA; from the coding sequence ATGACAGCATTCCCCAGCGTATCGCTCTCGTTCGTGAGCGTCATCTGTAATGATATCGTTGCGCAATCAGCATTCTACGCAGGCGTTTTCGCGCTACCGACAGCCACTGAGCTGTCCTCCGACCACTTCCGCGCGCTTAGACTCGGCGACACTATCCTCGGGTTTCACACTACGGCCGCCATCAGTCTGCTCGACCTTCCGCAAGACACCCCGATCGGTGATGCAGCAGCAGCATTCTGGACCTTCGAGGTCCACGGCAAACAGGACGTCGACACCCTCACCGACTCAGCAGTCGCAGCCGGCGGTCGCCTCGTCAAGGCTCCCTACACGACGTATTATGGTGCATATCAATCTGTCCTGCGTGATCCAGAAGGAAATGTCTTCCGGATCAACAAATCTGGCGTAGCATGA